A single window of Vibrio gazogenes DNA harbors:
- the dksA gene encoding RNA polymerase-binding protein DksA: MTESKKKSLGILAIAGVEPYQEQPGEEYMSPAQIAHFTKILQAWRNQLREEVERTVHHMQDEAANFPDPVDRASQEEEFSLELRNRDRERRLIKKIEKTLNKIEEEDFGFCESCGVEIGVRRLEARPTADLCIDCKTLAEIKERQMQG, encoded by the coding sequence ATGACAGAATCCAAAAAAAAATCGCTAGGCATCCTAGCCATCGCAGGTGTTGAGCCATATCAGGAACAACCGGGTGAAGAATACATGTCACCGGCCCAGATCGCTCATTTTACAAAAATTTTACAAGCTTGGCGTAACCAACTTAGAGAAGAAGTTGAACGGACTGTCCACCATATGCAGGACGAAGCTGCGAACTTTCCTGATCCTGTTGATCGTGCATCTCAGGAAGAAGAGTTCAGCTTGGAGCTTCGCAATAGGGATAGAGAGCGTCGTTTAATCAAGAAAATCGAAAAAACACTGAATAAGATTGAAGAAGAAGACTTCGGTTTCTGTGAATCTTGTGGTGTTGAGATTGGTGTTCGTCGCCTTGAAGCCCGCCCAACCGCTGATTTGTGCATTGACTGTAAAACGCTGGCAGAAATCAAAGAAAGACAAATGCAAGGCTAA